A genomic region of Miscanthus floridulus cultivar M001 chromosome 3, ASM1932011v1, whole genome shotgun sequence contains the following coding sequences:
- the LOC136546415 gene encoding pentatricopeptide repeat-containing protein At5g48910-like codes for MPPPTVPFFLTSTTLAATAKKPQPQPQPQPQSQPCDAQAQAAAASEASAASASYAVRMRLNPHLALRLFDHLLRSGADPDPVAYELAFASCARGKVRATAAQLHAHAAKRGLVALHRRVRCRLVHAYAVCGMLPHARRVFDGGTDNDMVAWNCLLRGYAQEGGDVDLLRDFFARMPSRDSVSWNTVLSWCVVNGEYDEAIAVFREMLSSQECQPDRVTLVSVVSAIAYLGALAQGLWAHAYVFRKGVKVEEKLSSALINMYSKCGFIEGAVYVFDNVRGKRSLDTWNAMLAGFTANGCSERALGLFTRMESTGLMPNKITFNCVLNACSHGGLVEEGMRCFQRMSRIYGIEPDIAHYGCMVDLFCRAGMFEKVEQIIQIMPMEPDASMLKALLSACRTHKNLELGKKAGHRLIETAPNDHAGYVLLSNIYALDGNWGGVHKVRKLMLNRGVLKTPGSSSVELNGVIHEFISGDKSHSRKRDIYKMLGEICQQLKSAGYTPDTSQVLLDIDDEDVKESSLALHSEKLAIAFGLISTAPGTPIRLVNNLRICGDCHNAIKLLSKIYGRCIIVRDANRFHHFRKGSCSCGDYW; via the coding sequence ATGCCGCCCCCTACCGTCCCCTTCTTCCTCACCTCCACCACGCTCGCCGCCACCGCGAAGAaaccgcagccgcagccgcagccgcagccgcaatCGCAGCCATGCGACGCGCAAGCCCAGGCCGCCGCTGCCTCCGAGGCCTCGGCGGCGTCTGCCTCGTACGCCGTGCGCATGCGGCTCAACCCGCACCTCGCTCTCCGCCTGTTCGACCACCTGCTCCGCTCGGGCGCCGACCCGGACCCCGTGGCGTACGAGCTCGCTTTCGCGTCCTGCGCGCGCGGGAAGGTCCGTGCCACTGCCGCGCAGCTCCACGCCCACGCCGCCAAGCGCGGGCTCGTCGCCTTGCACCGCCGCGTGCGCTGCAGGCTCGTCCACGCCTACGCCGTCTGCGGGATGCTCCCCCACGCGCGCAGGGTGTTCGACGGCGGGACCGACAACGACATGGTCGCCTGGAACTGCCTGCTGCGCGGGTACGCGCAGGAGGGTGGGGACGTGGACTTGCTCCGCGATTTCTTTGCCAGGATGCCATCCCGGGACAGCGTCTCATGGAACACAGTCCTTTCATGGTGCGTCGTGAATGGGGAGTACGACGAGGCAATCGCAGTGTTCCGGGAGATGCTCTCGAGCCAGGAGTGCCAGCCTGATAGGGTGACATTAGTGAGCGTTGTCTCTGCAATTGCATACTTGGGGGCACTTGCACAGGGTCTCTGGGCACATGCATATGTCTTCAGGAAAGGTGTTAAAGTCGAGGAGAAACTGAGCTCAGCATTGATAAACATGTACTCAAAGTGTGGTTTCATTGAGGGTGCAGTTTATGTGTTTGACAATGTCCGAGGAAAGAGGAGCTTGGATACTTGGAATGCAATGTTAGCCGGTTTTACAGCGAATGGTTGCAGTGAGAGAGCTCTGGGGCTCTTCACCAGGATGGAGTCAACAGGGCTGATGCCTAATAAGATTACTTTTAATTGCGTActgaatgcttgtagccacggggGGTTAGTTGAGGAAGGTATGAGGTGTTTTCAGAGAATGTCTAGAATTTATGGTATTGAGCCCGACATTGCACATTATGGTTGCATGGTGGATCTCTTCTGCCGTGCAGGGATGTTTGAGAAAGTTGAGCAGATAATTCAGATAATGCCGATGGAGCCAGATGCTTCCATGTTGAAGGCCCTATTGAGTGCTTGCAGAACTCATAAGAACTTAGAGTTGGGAAAGAAGGCTGGCCATAGGCTTATTGAGACTGCCCCAAATGATCACGCCGGGTATGTGTTGTTATCCAACATATATGCGCTAGATGGCAACTGGGGAGGAGTGCATAAGGTGAGAAAGCTTATGTTGAATCGTGGCGTTCTGAAGACCCCTGGGAGCAGCTCAGTGGAACTTAATGGTGTAATTCATGAGTTCATTTCTGGAGACAAAAGCCACTCAAGGAAGAGGGATATTTATAAGATGCTAGGTGAGATTTGTCAACAGCTTAAAAGTGCAGGATATACTCCTGACACTTCACAAGTGCTTCTAGATATTGACGATGAAGATGTGAAAGAGAGCTCACTAGCTCTACATAGTGAGAAGCTTGCAATAGCCTTTGGACTGATCAGCACTGCTCCTGGCACGCCTATTAGGTTAGTAAATAACCTCCGGATCTGCGGAGATTGTCATAATGCCATAAAACTTCTAAGCAAGATTTATGGGAGGTGCATAATTGTTAGGGATGCAAATCGATTTCATCATTTCAGAAAAGGGTCTTGTTCTTGCGGGGATTACTGGTAA